In one window of Chryseobacterium sp. JV274 DNA:
- a CDS encoding glycosyl hydrolase family 95 catalytic domain-containing protein: protein MLKIKQHKIFLLAFGMVISVSVQAQQNLKLIYNKPAENWNEALPIGNGKLGAMVFGGVSQEHLQLNEETIWAGEPGNNVPKNTFDSIQKIRKLLNEGQFEQAQKLSNTTYPRAAPKDLNYGMPYQTMGDLFLDFKGHEHFKNYTRTLDIEKAISTVSYEVNGVSFKREIFSSFVHNVIMIKLSSSKKGNLNFSINASTPHLKKSIFTEKNQLVITGTSGSSDNKTGKINFETVAFPVLKGGKLTSTTDQLEISGADEVVIYVSIATNFKKYNDISGNPDARVSEYLQSALHKKYNVELKAHIQKYQKYFKRVSLDLGTTEQAKKTTDLRIKEFGSSEDPDLVALYFQFGRYLLISSSQPGTQPANLQGIWNDQLNPAWDSKFTVNINTEMNYWPAENTNLSEMHEPLFEMIQDLSVTGQESAKEMYHARGWNMHHNTDLWRITGIVDGGFYGMWPMGGAWLTQHIWNHYLYTGDQQFLKKHYAALKGCALFYLDVLQQDPSKKFLVVSPSMSPENTYMKSVGITAGTTMDNQLVFDVFNNFIHASKILNEDKSLSDEVKSALNKLPPMQIGQHTQLQEWLQDMDRTDDKHRHISHLYGLFPSGQISPFRNPDLTEAAKNSMTYRGDKSTGWSMGWKVNWWARLLDGNKAFKLISDQLTPAPMETKGQSGGTYPNLLDAHPPFQIDGNFGCTSGIAELLLQSYDGYIYILPALPDALPNGSVKGLRARGGFEIDIEWKNSKLMKLVVKSSLGGNARIRIAKDIQLKSKTSFTSATEENSNPYYQVNAIKTPLVSDRAELKGYPIPETQVFDFDTEKGQTYIFESK, encoded by the coding sequence ATGCTGAAAATCAAGCAACATAAAATCTTTTTACTGGCTTTTGGAATGGTGATTTCAGTTTCAGTTCAGGCGCAGCAAAACTTAAAACTGATTTATAACAAGCCTGCAGAAAACTGGAACGAAGCTTTACCGATTGGAAACGGAAAATTAGGGGCTATGGTTTTTGGTGGAGTTTCGCAGGAACATCTTCAACTTAATGAAGAAACAATCTGGGCAGGAGAACCGGGAAATAATGTTCCGAAAAATACATTCGACAGCATCCAAAAAATCAGAAAACTGTTGAATGAAGGCCAGTTTGAACAAGCTCAAAAATTATCAAATACAACGTATCCAAGAGCTGCCCCAAAAGATTTGAATTATGGAATGCCTTATCAGACGATGGGCGATCTGTTTCTGGATTTTAAAGGTCATGAACATTTTAAAAATTACACCCGGACGTTAGATATTGAAAAGGCAATCAGTACCGTTTCCTACGAAGTAAATGGAGTGTCTTTCAAGCGTGAAATTTTCTCATCTTTTGTGCACAACGTGATTATGATTAAATTATCTTCCAGTAAAAAAGGAAATCTTAATTTTTCTATTAATGCTTCTACTCCACACCTGAAGAAATCAATTTTTACAGAGAAAAATCAATTGGTGATTACCGGAACAAGCGGTTCTTCCGATAATAAAACTGGAAAAATTAATTTTGAAACAGTGGCATTTCCTGTTTTAAAAGGCGGAAAACTAACCTCAACAACCGATCAACTTGAAATTTCCGGAGCAGATGAAGTGGTCATTTATGTTTCGATTGCTACGAATTTTAAAAAGTATAATGATATTTCCGGAAATCCAGATGCGAGAGTTTCGGAATATTTACAATCAGCTTTACATAAAAAATATAATGTTGAATTAAAAGCTCACATTCAAAAATATCAGAAATATTTCAAACGTGTCAGTCTTGATTTAGGAACAACAGAACAGGCGAAAAAAACAACTGACCTTCGAATTAAAGAATTTGGAAGTTCAGAAGATCCGGATCTGGTGGCTTTATACTTCCAATTCGGACGCTATCTTTTAATATCTTCTTCACAACCGGGAACTCAGCCTGCCAATCTTCAGGGAATCTGGAACGATCAGCTGAATCCTGCCTGGGACAGTAAATTTACCGTGAACATCAATACAGAAATGAACTACTGGCCAGCTGAAAATACAAACCTCAGCGAAATGCACGAACCCTTATTTGAGATGATTCAGGATTTATCGGTGACCGGACAGGAATCTGCCAAAGAAATGTATCACGCCAGAGGCTGGAATATGCATCACAATACAGATTTGTGGAGGATCACAGGAATTGTAGACGGCGGGTTTTACGGAATGTGGCCGATGGGCGGAGCATGGCTGACTCAGCACATCTGGAATCATTATCTGTACACCGGAGATCAGCAATTTTTGAAAAAACATTATGCTGCTCTGAAAGGTTGTGCCTTGTTTTATCTCGATGTCCTGCAGCAGGATCCTTCGAAAAAATTTCTGGTGGTTTCGCCTTCCATGTCGCCTGAAAACACCTACATGAAAAGTGTGGGAATTACGGCCGGAACAACGATGGATAATCAGTTGGTCTTTGATGTTTTTAATAATTTCATTCATGCTTCAAAAATTCTAAATGAAGATAAAAGCCTCTCGGATGAAGTAAAATCGGCTTTAAATAAACTTCCGCCCATGCAGATCGGGCAACACACCCAATTGCAGGAATGGCTTCAAGATATGGACAGAACCGATGATAAACACAGACATATTTCGCATCTGTACGGACTTTTTCCGTCGGGGCAAATCTCTCCTTTCAGAAATCCTGATTTAACAGAAGCTGCAAAAAATTCGATGACGTACCGCGGTGACAAATCCACAGGCTGGTCAATGGGCTGGAAAGTAAACTGGTGGGCAAGACTATTGGACGGAAACAAAGCTTTTAAATTAATTTCAGATCAGCTAACACCCGCTCCAATGGAAACAAAAGGTCAATCAGGAGGAACGTATCCTAATCTTCTGGATGCACATCCGCCATTTCAGATTGATGGAAATTTTGGATGTACTTCAGGAATTGCAGAACTATTACTGCAAAGCTATGACGGTTATATTTATATTTTGCCGGCCCTTCCTGATGCTTTACCCAATGGTTCTGTGAAAGGGTTAAGAGCAAGAGGTGGTTTTGAAATCGATATCGAATGGAAAAATTCTAAACTGATGAAACTGGTTGTGAAATCTTCTCTGGGAGGAAATGCCAGAATCAGAATTGCGAAAGATATTCAGCTAAAATCTAAAACAAGTTTTACTTCCGCAACAGAAGAAAATTCAAATCCATATTATCAGGTGAATGCTATTAAAACGCCATTAGTTTCAGACAGAGCTGAATTAAAAGGTTACCCTATTCCTGAAACGCAGGTTTTTGATTTTGATACTGAAAAAGGACAAACGTATATTTTTGAATCAAAATAA
- a CDS encoding polysaccharide lyase family 1 protein, translating into MKTTFKAALLTVALSFALTGCGQEDIKTDLTENPNQLTLANKLVANAVVPLANCVAPGWASQNGGTTGGGTAAETTVTTYAQLKAAIENTAVKVIKVTGTITITTRLSLQDQTGKTLYGASGAKLVSTDQTASGSGIINIKRCNNIVIRNLIFEGPGAYDTDGWDNAILDDCRNVWIDHCEFRDGVDGNFDIKNKSDFVTVSYTKFHYLKAPKPGGSGGTDDHRFSNLIGSSDGATADAGKLNVTFVRCWWAPGCRERMPRVRFGKIHIVNSYFNSSVSNKCIAAGVQANIRVDGNVFENVKEPINLMSGYTAVTVTSNNTFTNVTGNTAGSGTAFTPPYTIPMLSLSSVKSDVTTNAGATLGGNICNTL; encoded by the coding sequence ATGAAAACAACATTTAAAGCTGCCCTTCTTACGGTAGCTCTAAGCTTTGCCTTGACTGGCTGCGGGCAGGAAGACATCAAAACAGATTTAACGGAAAATCCAAACCAACTTACTCTTGCAAACAAACTCGTTGCCAATGCCGTAGTTCCTTTAGCAAACTGTGTAGCCCCGGGATGGGCTTCTCAAAATGGTGGAACAACCGGTGGTGGAACAGCTGCTGAAACTACTGTGACTACCTATGCTCAGTTAAAAGCTGCGATCGAAAACACAGCGGTAAAAGTCATTAAAGTGACAGGAACCATCACCATTACGACTCGTCTTTCACTTCAGGATCAAACGGGAAAAACACTTTACGGGGCAAGCGGTGCAAAATTGGTTTCTACAGACCAGACGGCAAGTGGTTCAGGAATTATCAATATTAAAAGATGCAACAATATCGTTATCAGAAATCTGATTTTCGAAGGTCCGGGAGCTTATGATACAGACGGCTGGGACAATGCTATTTTGGATGACTGCAGAAATGTATGGATCGACCATTGCGAATTCAGAGACGGTGTAGACGGGAATTTTGATATTAAAAACAAATCTGACTTCGTTACGGTTTCTTATACGAAATTCCATTACCTGAAAGCTCCGAAACCTGGTGGTTCAGGAGGAACAGATGACCACAGATTCTCCAATCTTATCGGATCGAGTGACGGTGCAACAGCCGATGCGGGAAAACTGAATGTAACATTTGTTCGCTGCTGGTGGGCTCCGGGATGCAGAGAGCGTATGCCGAGAGTGAGATTTGGTAAAATACATATTGTTAACAGCTATTTCAACAGTTCTGTAAGCAACAAATGTATTGCAGCAGGAGTCCAGGCGAATATCCGTGTCGATGGAAACGTATTTGAGAATGTAAAAGAGCCCATTAACCTGATGAGCGGTTACACAGCGGTTACCGTTACTTCCAACAATACATTTACCAACGTTACCGGAAACACAGCAGGAAGCGGTACGGCATTTACTCCGCCTTATACGATCCCAATGCTTTCTTTATCTTCTGTAAAGTCTGATGTAACGACCAATGCAGGCGCAACTTTAGGAGGCAATATTTGCAATACGTTATAA
- the pelA gene encoding pectate lyase, whose protein sequence is MKLKLSIVAFSLITAVFSAQVKDTLAEKMLVYQLPIGGWGKQLEDKSVVNYNLPLDKDLLKRIKATGDDHATIDNNATSKEINALIKAYSITKNPEYLKSAEKGISYLLLMQYKNGGFPQYYPNSGLYRKQVTYNDNAMINALTVLYNVAEGKNDFNVVDSKLKEKSKIAVQKGIECILKTQVLQKGIPTIWGDQYNEITLQPDKARAFEPISLATGESVGIVRFLMLQPVTPEVEKSIKSAVNWFKQNKIEGYSYNVSKVNGKAVRTLAEDKNSVIWARFYDINNNKPLFGDRDGSVKYNYNEVSEERRNGYSWFGDFADKLINKEFPKWTQKNNVMP, encoded by the coding sequence ATGAAATTAAAACTTTCAATAGTTGCCTTTTCTTTAATAACAGCTGTTTTTTCTGCTCAGGTTAAAGATACTTTAGCCGAAAAAATGCTGGTATACCAACTTCCAATTGGCGGTTGGGGCAAACAGCTTGAGGATAAATCTGTGGTGAATTATAATTTGCCGCTCGATAAAGATCTTTTGAAAAGGATAAAGGCCACGGGTGACGATCACGCAACGATTGATAACAACGCAACGTCAAAGGAAATTAATGCCTTAATAAAAGCATATTCCATCACAAAAAATCCTGAATATCTGAAATCTGCAGAGAAAGGAATCAGCTATCTTCTTTTAATGCAGTATAAAAACGGAGGTTTTCCACAATATTATCCGAATTCCGGATTGTACAGAAAGCAGGTGACCTATAATGACAATGCGATGATTAACGCTTTGACGGTTTTGTATAATGTGGCGGAAGGGAAAAATGATTTTAATGTTGTTGATTCTAAATTAAAGGAAAAATCAAAAATAGCTGTACAAAAAGGAATTGAATGCATCTTGAAAACTCAGGTTTTACAAAAAGGAATTCCAACAATCTGGGGCGACCAGTACAACGAAATTACGCTTCAGCCCGATAAAGCAAGGGCGTTTGAGCCTATTTCTCTGGCAACCGGAGAATCCGTAGGAATTGTAAGGTTTTTAATGCTGCAGCCTGTAACTCCCGAAGTTGAAAAATCGATAAAATCTGCTGTCAACTGGTTTAAGCAAAATAAAATTGAAGGCTACAGCTACAATGTTTCAAAAGTAAACGGAAAAGCTGTCCGGACTTTGGCTGAGGACAAAAATTCTGTGATCTGGGCAAGATTTTATGATATTAATAATAATAAACCTCTTTTTGGTGACCGCGATGGAAGCGTAAAATATAACTACAACGAGGTTTCTGAGGAAAGAAGAAACGGCTACAGCTGGTTCGGTGATTTTGCTGATAAGCTGATCAATAAAGAGTTTCCGAAATGGACACAGAAGAATAATGTGATGCCTTAG
- a CDS encoding DUF4861 domain-containing protein, which translates to MFRSKFLISGCICAIVCTSSFLKAQNSIQIKNTLNFSRNEVVSISVDQLKSFLNKNKESDLRIKDSNNKYLPIQWIDYDGDGKNDELLFQANINAKKTNSYTIVADEKTLIPETKVSTYSRLVPERADDYTWENDKIAFRVYGPKGQQEALQGVKGSTLSSGVDIWLKRTDQPIINKWYKGYLTDPMYYHKDTRGEGYDPYQVGDSRGTGGIGIWVNEKLQVSQNFVSSKTIAEGPLRTVFELTYNPWSEFGVKETKRISLDLGSNFSKFESNFQVEKQVPNYTIGITLHKNEGEAKLNDKNGYYFHWEKIDDAFVGEGVVVDPKIVEKSVAFKSETPDQSNLLVVTKPQNKLTYYAGFAWQKSGQIQTQKDWETLLQKQSQMIANPLIIQIK; encoded by the coding sequence ATGTTTAGATCAAAATTTTTAATTTCCGGATGTATTTGTGCAATCGTTTGCACGAGTTCTTTTCTGAAAGCACAAAATTCTATCCAGATAAAAAATACATTGAATTTTTCAAGAAATGAAGTCGTTTCAATTTCTGTAGATCAATTAAAATCATTTTTAAATAAAAACAAAGAGTCTGATCTTAGAATAAAAGACAGCAACAATAAATATCTTCCTATTCAGTGGATCGATTATGATGGAGATGGGAAAAATGATGAACTCCTTTTTCAGGCAAATATTAACGCTAAAAAAACAAATTCTTATACAATTGTAGCTGATGAGAAAACTCTGATTCCTGAAACCAAAGTTTCGACATATTCAAGACTGGTTCCGGAGCGCGCAGACGATTATACTTGGGAAAATGACAAAATTGCTTTCAGAGTGTATGGTCCAAAAGGTCAGCAGGAAGCTTTGCAGGGCGTTAAAGGAAGTACACTTTCCAGCGGTGTTGATATCTGGCTGAAAAGAACCGATCAACCCATTATCAATAAATGGTATAAGGGCTATCTGACCGATCCGATGTACTATCACAAAGACACGAGAGGTGAGGGCTACGATCCTTACCAGGTTGGAGACAGCCGGGGAACAGGTGGAATTGGAATTTGGGTGAATGAAAAGCTTCAGGTGTCACAAAATTTTGTGAGTTCCAAAACCATTGCGGAAGGTCCTTTAAGAACAGTTTTTGAATTAACCTACAATCCATGGAGTGAATTCGGAGTGAAAGAAACAAAACGGATTTCCCTTGATCTGGGCTCCAATTTTTCAAAGTTTGAATCCAATTTTCAGGTTGAAAAGCAGGTTCCCAATTACACGATCGGAATTACTTTGCATAAAAATGAAGGGGAAGCAAAACTAAACGACAAAAACGGATATTATTTCCACTGGGAAAAAATTGACGATGCTTTTGTAGGAGAAGGAGTGGTTGTAGATCCTAAAATTGTTGAAAAATCTGTTGCTTTTAAATCTGAAACTCCGGATCAGAGCAACCTGTTAGTGGTGACAAAACCTCAAAATAAACTGACTTATTACGCCGGGTTTGCATGGCAGAAAAGCGGACAGATTCAGACACAAAAAGATTGGGAAACTTTATTGCAAAAACAATCTCAGATGATTGCAAATCCATTAATTATCCAAATTAAATAA
- a CDS encoding LamG-like jellyroll fold domain-containing protein, whose product MKNKSLLFKPTLKSLLFCGLALSTIDFRAQTLAFPEATGFGRYTTGARGAANPQIYLVTNLNDSGPGSFRDAVSQPGRFVIFKVGGIVNLQSVVAVAANTTIAGQTAPGEGIVFLGPRVSFTGANNTIARYLRIRYGGTSQNQDASGIANGANIILDHMTFTWGTDEVFSVNWDNNGTSPDNITIQNSIIGQGMHRHNHSAGGLMQPPPGGKISLIGNLYICNKTRNNKIKGINEFVNNVVYNWGNYGNTYGHTQSGEAYIMGGDSAGSSFANIINNYFIGGPNTSNTVTTPFSVGNANFNLYGSGNYFDNNKNGALDGAAVPQSLVGYPVGDPAAIMATPYDYPMKTPTLTAQEAYNKIVTSVGASYPRRDQVDGLMISDLMSKGTTATYVYVQTDLTTQFGFTNGGAGHVYGAPAPLDTDNDGMPDAWETVNGLNPTVFDALAVSTTHAPYLNIEVYINSLPNTTPPDFIIPPTNVNFTNAITTTGASPSSFLTVNWNDNAANETNYIVERSTDGTNFTVIATLGANATSYNEASLTPDTQYYYRVKATNTSQSSVYTSNTSVTTPPIPSAPTKANNPIPATGNNNVELNGGNLLLKWNGSPNTTTYTVYFGTDPLNLSTIATLSYSAAPSYQLNNLNPAVNYYWRIDASSVLGTAVGDVWNFRALAQGLVGNWPFAEAPSAGAQIADITSFANHGVLNTAYDNANVRVPGKENNALDLATSPGNMYIASIPHQNHILFDNHSFTVSFWMKALTSMIPSSSSTSLYVLCKGSFTKNTATGATGKRFNIEIKGGQLRYAIDDDVTKKEITSPIANYFTDNWVHVVIQRDIAAHKMRIYANGTLMTEGDETAVTGIGEASDLIIGNIGELEFLSTANTPAPYKGAFDELKLYNYALSPTEIYTLYNQAVLSNNEFSISKNVGTVYPNPAKDQIFIKLPEYRKSSLTATIIDLTGNIVAKEKINTDGKGIFTLNIADKKASGNYILNVSGENLNSNFKIIIK is encoded by the coding sequence ATGAAAAATAAATCTTTACTGTTTAAACCCACTCTTAAATCTTTATTGTTTTGTGGATTAGCATTATCCACTATTGATTTTAGGGCTCAGACATTGGCATTTCCGGAAGCAACCGGTTTTGGAAGATATACTACGGGAGCAAGAGGTGCGGCAAATCCTCAGATTTATCTGGTTACCAATTTAAATGACAGCGGCCCGGGTTCATTCCGTGATGCGGTGAGTCAGCCGGGCCGGTTTGTTATATTTAAAGTGGGAGGTATTGTTAACTTACAATCGGTTGTTGCTGTGGCGGCTAATACCACAATTGCCGGGCAAACTGCTCCCGGAGAAGGAATTGTATTTTTGGGGCCCAGAGTATCATTTACAGGAGCCAATAACACAATTGCCAGATATCTTCGCATCCGTTATGGTGGGACATCTCAAAATCAGGATGCATCAGGAATAGCCAACGGGGCAAACATCATCTTAGATCATATGACTTTTACCTGGGGTACAGACGAAGTATTCTCAGTTAACTGGGATAACAACGGCACAAGTCCCGATAATATAACGATTCAGAATTCTATTATAGGGCAGGGAATGCACCGTCATAATCATTCTGCGGGAGGATTAATGCAGCCTCCGCCAGGGGGAAAGATCAGTTTAATCGGAAATTTATATATCTGTAATAAAACCCGTAATAATAAAATAAAAGGAATCAATGAGTTTGTCAATAATGTAGTTTATAACTGGGGTAATTATGGAAACACCTACGGTCACACCCAATCCGGGGAGGCATACATCATGGGAGGAGATTCAGCGGGAAGCTCTTTTGCCAATATCATCAACAATTATTTTATCGGAGGTCCCAATACAAGCAATACTGTTACCACGCCTTTCAGTGTTGGAAATGCCAATTTCAATTTATATGGTTCCGGGAATTATTTTGATAATAATAAAAATGGAGCATTAGATGGAGCTGCAGTTCCTCAAAGCTTAGTGGGTTACCCTGTAGGAGATCCGGCAGCCATAATGGCTACTCCGTATGATTATCCGATGAAAACCCCTACATTAACCGCTCAGGAGGCATATAATAAAATTGTTACAAGTGTAGGAGCATCCTATCCAAGACGCGATCAGGTAGATGGCTTAATGATTTCAGATTTAATGTCGAAAGGGACAACAGCTACTTATGTTTATGTACAAACTGATTTGACGACCCAATTTGGGTTTACCAATGGCGGTGCGGGGCATGTTTATGGTGCGCCGGCTCCTTTGGATACTGACAATGACGGAATGCCTGATGCATGGGAAACAGTCAATGGACTGAATCCAACTGTCTTCGATGCTTTGGCAGTAAGCACAACACATGCTCCGTATCTGAATATTGAGGTTTATATTAACAGTCTGCCCAATACAACTCCTCCGGATTTCATTATTCCGCCAACAAATGTGAATTTCACCAATGCAATCACAACTACAGGAGCTTCACCTTCAAGTTTTTTAACCGTTAATTGGAACGATAATGCTGCAAATGAAACTAATTATATTGTAGAACGTTCTACCGATGGTACTAATTTTACCGTCATTGCAACATTGGGGGCGAATGCAACAAGTTATAATGAAGCCAGTTTAACGCCTGATACTCAATATTATTATAGAGTTAAAGCAACAAATACATCACAATCTTCAGTTTATACATCAAATACATCAGTAACCACACCACCAATCCCATCAGCTCCCACAAAAGCAAATAACCCGATTCCCGCAACTGGCAATAATAACGTTGAGTTGAACGGTGGAAACCTGCTTTTAAAATGGAATGGCAGTCCAAACACAACAACGTATACCGTTTATTTTGGAACAGATCCTTTAAATTTAAGCACTATTGCAACTTTATCTTATTCTGCTGCGCCATCATATCAGCTTAATAATTTAAATCCGGCAGTAAATTACTATTGGAGAATTGATGCTTCCAGTGTTCTTGGTACTGCTGTGGGAGATGTGTGGAATTTTCGTGCATTGGCTCAAGGTCTTGTTGGCAACTGGCCGTTTGCAGAGGCTCCTTCCGCTGGTGCACAAATTGCAGATATAACGTCTTTTGCCAATCATGGAGTACTAAATACAGCTTATGATAATGCCAATGTAAGAGTGCCGGGAAAAGAAAACAACGCCCTTGATCTGGCAACTTCACCTGGTAATATGTACATCGCCAGTATTCCTCATCAGAATCATATTTTATTTGATAATCATTCGTTTACTGTTTCTTTTTGGATGAAAGCTCTAACAAGCATGATACCATCGTCTTCGTCTACAAGTCTGTATGTATTGTGTAAAGGTTCTTTCACTAAAAATACGGCAACGGGAGCTACCGGTAAACGTTTTAATATAGAAATCAAAGGAGGTCAGCTGAGATATGCTATTGATGATGACGTTACGAAAAAAGAAATCACATCACCTATTGCCAATTATTTTACTGATAACTGGGTGCATGTTGTGATTCAGAGAGATATTGCTGCGCATAAAATGAGAATTTATGCCAATGGCACTTTAATGACTGAAGGAGACGAAACTGCGGTTACAGGGATTGGTGAAGCAAGTGATCTGATCATCGGGAATATTGGTGAGCTTGAGTTTTTATCAACTGCCAATACTCCGGCTCCTTATAAAGGTGCGTTCGACGAACTTAAGTTGTACAATTATGCTTTATCTCCAACAGAAATCTATACTTTGTACAATCAGGCCGTGCTGAGTAATAATGAATTCAGCATCAGCAAAAATGTAGGAACAGTATATCCGAATCCTGCAAAAGACCAGATTTTCATCAAGCTTCCCGAATATAGAAAATCCAGTTTAACGGCAACAATTATTGATCTGACAGGAAATATCGTTGCCAAAGAAAAGATTAATACTGATGGAAAAGGGATCTTTACATTAAATATTGCAGACAAAAAAGCCTCAGGAAATTATATACTCAATGTTTCAGGAGAAAATCTGAATAGTAATTTTAAAATTATTATTAAATAA